One part of the Patescibacteria group bacterium genome encodes these proteins:
- a CDS encoding polyribonucleotide nucleotidyltransferase gives MENKEKIVSSEWLDRKLSFKTGKIAQQADAAVWAQYGETVVQATVVQAKTEREGIDFFPLMVEFEEKLYAAGIIKGSRWIKREGRPTDQSILTGRMIDRSIRPLFVKGDNRDVQVIITVLAVDQENDYDIVSLLAASAVLAISGLEWKGPIGGIRVGLINNEFIYNPTYEQQAQSSLDLIVAGTDKKTIMIEAGANEIPEDLMLKAIMAGQKEMQGAIKLIEELKKTVPAKNKEAKIKRESTEDKEQALEKEKTLALGKTWLEENIKKILFDKIYYTKGERKLAISVIKDGLDEYLFNQGITSSQRSYAIKKLVESMVETEITKAILDDKRRVDGRSLTEIRALSAEVAILPRDHGTALFSRGETQVMSIVTLGAPGLEQSLEGIEGQSKKRYMHHYNFPPYSVGEASPLRGTGRREIGHGALAEKALMPMIPNRDEFSYTVRVVSETLGSNGSSSMASTCASSLALMDAGVPIKKPVAGIAMGLASNADMSRWEVLTDIQDLEDGEGGMDFKITGTDSGLTAIQLDTKTEGLSEEIITKTLSQGRQALNEILNVLTKAIPAPRAELSPYAPRIISFNVDPEKIGAIIGPGGKVINKIIDETGVSIDIDDSGLVMVCGTDAAMVQKAVDQVKQIVHVFAAGEIIQGKVVRILDFGAFVSLNSSQDGMVHVSELAPYRIEKPGDFLNLGDIVTVKIKEIDDQGRINLSMKGLPENQILWKDEKGKSNGSSFTNGFNRGDRGARPSGPRRPSRFAR, from the coding sequence ATGGAAAATAAAGAAAAAATTGTCAGCAGTGAGTGGCTAGACCGAAAACTTAGCTTCAAAACCGGCAAAATCGCCCAACAAGCAGATGCGGCTGTTTGGGCACAGTATGGAGAAACCGTGGTCCAGGCGACGGTAGTTCAGGCTAAAACTGAACGGGAAGGAATAGATTTCTTCCCCTTGATGGTGGAATTTGAAGAAAAATTATATGCAGCCGGCATCATCAAGGGTTCGCGCTGGATTAAAAGAGAGGGGCGCCCAACCGACCAGTCAATCTTGACCGGACGCATGATAGACCGCTCCATCCGCCCTTTATTTGTTAAAGGCGATAATCGTGATGTCCAGGTAATCATCACCGTATTAGCGGTTGACCAGGAAAACGACTATGATATCGTCTCCCTCTTGGCTGCTTCTGCGGTTTTAGCTATCTCTGGATTAGAATGGAAGGGTCCGATTGGTGGCATCCGGGTTGGTTTGATTAATAATGAGTTTATCTATAACCCAACCTATGAACAGCAAGCACAAAGCAGCCTTGACTTAATCGTGGCTGGAACCGACAAGAAAACCATCATGATTGAAGCTGGCGCTAACGAGATCCCTGAAGACTTGATGCTTAAAGCAATAATGGCTGGACAGAAAGAGATGCAAGGAGCAATCAAATTGATAGAGGAGCTAAAAAAGACGGTTCCGGCTAAAAATAAAGAGGCTAAAATAAAGCGGGAAAGCACGGAAGATAAGGAACAGGCTCTTGAAAAAGAAAAAACCTTAGCTCTGGGCAAGACTTGGCTAGAAGAAAATATCAAAAAAATATTATTTGATAAGATATACTATACTAAAGGGGAAAGAAAACTAGCGATCAGCGTTATTAAAGATGGTCTCGATGAATATTTATTCAACCAAGGCATTACTAGCTCTCAACGGTCCTATGCAATTAAAAAATTAGTAGAAAGCATGGTTGAAACTGAAATAACTAAAGCGATTTTAGACGATAAACGCCGGGTTGACGGCCGCAGCTTAACAGAAATCAGGGCCTTATCCGCCGAAGTAGCAATTTTGCCGCGTGACCACGGCACAGCCCTGTTCTCTAGAGGCGAAACCCAGGTCATGTCAATCGTGACCTTAGGGGCGCCAGGTTTAGAGCAGTCTTTGGAAGGTATTGAGGGCCAGAGCAAAAAGAGATATATGCATCATTATAACTTCCCCCCATATTCAGTCGGCGAAGCCTCCCCCTTAAGAGGCACCGGCCGCCGAGAAATCGGACACGGGGCTCTAGCAGAAAAAGCCTTGATGCCTATGATTCCTAATCGCGATGAATTTTCTTATACAGTCCGCGTAGTTAGTGAAACCTTGGGCTCAAACGGCTCATCTTCGATGGCCTCTACCTGCGCTAGCTCCTTAGCCTTAATGGATGCTGGTGTCCCGATTAAAAAACCAGTGGCTGGCATCGCCATGGGCTTAGCTTCCAACGCCGACATGAGTCGCTGGGAAGTTCTAACTGATATCCAAGACTTAGAAGACGGAGAAGGCGGTATGGATTTTAAAATCACCGGCACAGATAGCGGCTTAACTGCCATCCAATTAGACACTAAAACGGAAGGTTTAAGCGAAGAGATAATTACTAAAACCTTAAGCCAAGGCAGACAGGCTCTTAATGAGATCTTGAACGTATTAACCAAAGCTATCCCGGCGCCTCGGGCAGAACTTTCTCCCTATGCCCCGAGAATTATCAGCTTCAATGTTGATCCTGAAAAAATCGGCGCTATCATCGGTCCAGGAGGCAAGGTTATCAATAAAATCATTGATGAAACCGGAGTCAGTATCGATATTGATGACAGTGGCCTGGTCATGGTCTGCGGCACAGATGCGGCCATGGTACAAAAAGCAGTAGATCAAGTTAAACAAATCGTCCACGTTTTCGCGGCTGGAGAAATAATCCAGGGAAAAGTCGTCCGTATTTTGGACTTCGGAGCTTTCGTTTCCTTAAATAGCAGCCAAGATGGCATGGTCCATGTTAGCGAGCTTGCCCCCTATCGTATTGAAAAACCTGGAGATTTCTTAAATCTGGGCGATATAGTGACAGTCAAGATAAAAGAGATAGACGACCAAGGAAGGATTAACCTGAGCATGAAAGGTTTACCGGAAAACCAGATTTTATGGAAGGATGAAAAGGGTAAATCTAATGGATCTTCCTTCACAAATGGCTTTAACCGAGGAGATAGGGGGGCTCGGCCTTCCGGTCCACGCCGACCCAGTCGGTTCGCCCGCTAA
- a CDS encoding DHH family phosphoesterase, which produces MDIKQKYQLAYQKILSAKRILLVGHISPDGDDLASLCLLGRLSASLGLSRVLYCEGARSPEFSFLPGIDEIIDSKNKLLDFLSAKDKDDWLDEFDLLITSDCGSIERTNLAAEIRGRKKTFVIEFDHHQKVSDYSDLEIRQADKSSTAELLYHFLDANHLSFDRESATCVLTGIMTDTGNFLYPSASADTLAVASRMLALGVNVNRIMGAVLQNKKVATLKLLSRALDNLKINDKQGIAVSVLRPEDFESCGHDFASEAFDDIVAVLANLADVKAVLLLREYESGKIKGSWRSKPGGLDVSILAKNLGGGGHKHAAGFQVSGHIVWENDFWRVR; this is translated from the coding sequence ATGGATATAAAGCAAAAATACCAATTAGCTTATCAGAAAATCTTGTCCGCTAAGCGGATACTTCTGGTTGGTCATATTAGCCCTGATGGGGATGATTTAGCCTCTCTGTGCCTCCTGGGGCGCTTGAGCGCTTCTTTAGGTTTATCGCGAGTGTTATATTGCGAAGGCGCTAGAAGCCCCGAATTTTCTTTTTTGCCGGGCATCGATGAAATCATAGATAGCAAGAACAAATTACTAGATTTTCTGTCTGCAAAGGACAAGGACGATTGGCTCGATGAATTCGACCTCTTGATCACTTCTGATTGCGGATCGATTGAGAGGACGAACCTGGCCGCGGAAATAAGAGGTAGAAAGAAGACATTTGTTATTGAATTCGACCACCACCAGAAAGTCAGTGATTATTCGGATCTAGAAATACGCCAAGCCGATAAATCATCGACGGCTGAACTGCTCTACCATTTTTTGGATGCGAATCACTTGAGCTTCGATCGAGAATCGGCCACTTGTGTTTTAACCGGCATTATGACTGATACTGGTAATTTTCTCTACCCTAGTGCTAGTGCTGACACTCTAGCCGTTGCCTCGCGAATGCTAGCCTTAGGGGTTAATGTTAATCGGATAATGGGGGCAGTTTTACAGAATAAAAAAGTAGCGACCCTAAAGTTATTAAGTCGAGCCCTGGATAATCTCAAGATTAATGATAAGCAGGGAATCGCCGTGTCAGTCCTTAGGCCAGAAGATTTTGAGAGTTGCGGACACGACTTTGCCTCGGAAGCCTTTGATGATATAGTAGCTGTTTTGGCTAACTTGGCAGACGTAAAAGCCGTATTGCTACTGCGCGAATACGAAAGCGGCAAGATTAAAGGCAGTTGGCGAAGTAAACCGGGCGGCCTGGATGTTTCGATTTTAGCTAAGAATTTAGGCGGCGGAGGGCATAAACATGCGGCTGGTTTCCAGGTAAGCGGCCATATTGTCTGGGAGAATGATTTTTGGCGTGTCCGCTGA
- a CDS encoding NYN domain-containing protein, protein MIKHKEQRVGLLVDVANMYHSAKNLYSKKVNFKEILNQGVAGRKLVRATAYVVKTESEEEMPFFEALSQQGFEVKMKDLQIFAGGAKKADWDVGIAIDAIKLADKLDVIILVSGDGDYIPLVSYLQNNKGCLVEVMAFRKTTSSRLVEEADDFMDLGSNRRFLIS, encoded by the coding sequence ATGATTAAACATAAAGAACAAAGAGTCGGTCTCTTGGTGGATGTAGCCAACATGTATCACTCAGCCAAGAACCTATACAGTAAAAAAGTTAACTTCAAGGAAATTTTGAATCAAGGAGTCGCTGGCCGCAAACTTGTCCGGGCGACGGCCTACGTAGTTAAAACTGAAAGTGAGGAAGAAATGCCTTTTTTCGAAGCGCTGAGCCAACAAGGATTTGAAGTCAAGATGAAAGATCTACAAATTTTCGCCGGCGGAGCCAAGAAGGCAGATTGGGATGTCGGGATTGCAATTGATGCCATTAAACTAGCTGACAAGCTGGACGTAATCATCTTGGTATCCGGCGACGGCGACTACATACCTTTGGTTTCCTATCTCCAGAATAACAAGGGCTGCTTAGTTGAAGTTATGGCCTTTAGAAAAACCACTTCATCTAGACTGGTCGAGGAGGCAGATGACTTCATGGACTTGGGCTCGAATCGCCGCTTCTTAATCTCATAA
- a CDS encoding KH domain-containing protein, translating into MERDKQFLETMVKSIVGNPNAVSVERTVDERGVLLTLKIDPADMGYVIGRKGQTAQAIRTLLKIVGAKNNSRVNLKIYDPEGGNRSRMNRVHEDVDTSAVDDLKI; encoded by the coding sequence ATGGAAAGAGACAAACAGTTCTTAGAGACAATGGTGAAAAGCATTGTCGGTAACCCGAACGCGGTATCAGTTGAAAGAACCGTAGATGAAAGAGGGGTTCTTTTGACCTTAAAAATCGATCCAGCTGATATGGGTTATGTGATCGGCCGCAAGGGTCAAACTGCTCAAGCGATAAGAACTTTGTTAAAGATCGTCGGTGCCAAGAATAACTCCCGTGTCAACTTGAAGATTTATGACCCGGAAGGCGGCAACCGCTCCCGGATGAACCGCGTCCACGAAGACGTTGATACTTCCGCGGTTGATGATTTAAAAATCTAA
- the infB gene encoding translation initiation factor IF-2 gives MNITELARILRISPQELRDLLPQMGFAIGQKAIKVDNQTARKIIRDWPIFKRRWEQQKFAATQAKVDAEVLPKERRTIFIPQAITVRSLAELAQLPVNRLLAELMKNGVFASINEKIDFDTASIIGDNLNLDVQPLAESEIAPVAEETKLSKILESETDNDLQNRPPIIVVMGHVDHGKTKLLDSIRQTNVVAGEAGGITQHIGAYQITRQGQVLTFIDTPGHEAFTAMRSRGAKVADIAILVVAADDGVKPQTVEAFRIIEAAKIPYLVAINKIDKPEADINRVKQELSTQLNITPEDWGGKIICAPISAKDGTGIEDLLDMVLLVSEAESGNLQANPEASAAGTVIESNVDKAAGPVATILVQNGTLHLGDQLCFNGVVYGKVKALRNYKGEIIEAAGPSTPAKILGLKTSPAVGDILEVGDGEKMKVKKIKGKNEAAPAVAGIKQDSNNEDNVPQVKLIIKSDFLGSAEAIEESLLKINTEKVKVKIIAKGLGYITEGDIKRAEDSSAKIVGFNVRLTPTIENLVREKKVSVKVFSIIYDLIKYVKEEMQLLVKPEINHVSLGRLKVLAVFRSENNAQIVGGKVLDGVIMNESLINVRRGEEIIVSGRLSRLQAGKQDVSEVNKDQECGLRFEGKPLIQVGDILEVYREERVVEKL, from the coding sequence ATGAATATTACAGAGTTAGCCCGTATTTTAAGAATTTCTCCTCAAGAACTCAGGGACCTTTTGCCTCAGATGGGTTTTGCGATTGGGCAGAAAGCCATTAAAGTAGATAATCAGACTGCCCGCAAGATTATCCGAGATTGGCCTATATTTAAAAGACGCTGGGAACAGCAGAAATTCGCTGCTACCCAAGCTAAAGTTGACGCTGAGGTCCTACCAAAAGAACGCCGGACCATTTTTATCCCTCAGGCGATTACCGTCAGATCTTTGGCTGAATTAGCCCAGTTGCCAGTTAATCGTCTATTAGCCGAATTAATGAAAAATGGTGTCTTTGCTTCTATCAACGAAAAGATCGATTTCGATACAGCTTCTATTATCGGTGATAACCTTAATCTGGACGTACAACCTTTGGCGGAAAGCGAAATAGCTCCGGTGGCCGAAGAAACTAAGTTGAGTAAAATTTTAGAATCAGAGACTGATAATGATTTGCAAAATCGTCCCCCGATTATCGTCGTGATGGGCCATGTTGATCATGGTAAAACTAAACTATTAGATTCTATCCGCCAAACCAATGTGGTGGCCGGAGAAGCCGGTGGTATTACCCAACATATCGGTGCTTATCAGATTACCCGTCAAGGGCAGGTTTTAACTTTTATCGATACTCCCGGCCATGAAGCTTTCACCGCTATGCGCAGTCGGGGAGCCAAGGTGGCAGATATTGCGATTTTAGTGGTGGCGGCTGATGATGGAGTAAAACCACAGACCGTTGAAGCTTTCAGAATTATCGAAGCGGCTAAAATACCCTATCTCGTAGCGATTAATAAGATTGATAAGCCGGAAGCCGATATCAATCGGGTGAAGCAAGAATTGTCTACCCAGCTGAATATAACCCCTGAAGATTGGGGCGGAAAGATAATCTGTGCCCCGATTTCCGCTAAAGACGGTACGGGGATCGAAGACCTCTTAGACATGGTTCTTTTAGTTTCTGAGGCCGAATCTGGTAATTTACAAGCTAACCCGGAAGCGAGCGCGGCGGGAACGGTAATCGAATCGAATGTTGATAAAGCGGCTGGTCCAGTCGCTACAATCTTGGTCCAGAACGGTACTCTTCATTTGGGTGATCAGCTTTGTTTTAACGGGGTTGTCTATGGCAAGGTTAAAGCCCTGCGGAATTATAAGGGGGAGATTATTGAAGCCGCTGGTCCCTCGACTCCAGCCAAGATTTTGGGTTTAAAAACATCGCCCGCCGTCGGTGATATTTTAGAAGTCGGCGATGGCGAAAAGATGAAAGTCAAAAAGATCAAAGGTAAGAACGAAGCCGCGCCGGCTGTCGCCGGGATTAAACAGGATAGTAATAATGAAGACAATGTCCCTCAAGTAAAGCTGATTATCAAAAGCGACTTTTTGGGGTCGGCCGAGGCGATTGAAGAGTCGCTGTTAAAAATAAATACGGAAAAAGTTAAGGTGAAGATTATTGCCAAAGGCTTAGGTTATATTACCGAAGGTGACATCAAAAGGGCCGAGGATTCGAGTGCTAAGATAGTTGGATTTAACGTCCGTTTGACACCCACGATTGAAAACTTAGTCAGAGAAAAGAAGGTCAGCGTCAAGGTTTTTTCTATCATTTACGATCTGATAAAATACGTGAAAGAAGAGATGCAGCTTTTGGTTAAGCCGGAAATCAACCACGTGAGCTTAGGTCGCTTAAAAGTCTTGGCGGTTTTTAGGAGCGAAAATAACGCCCAGATTGTCGGGGGTAAAGTTTTAGACGGTGTTATCATGAACGAAAGCTTGATTAATGTACGGCGCGGTGAGGAAATAATTGTCTCTGGCCGCTTAAGCCGTTTACAGGCCGGCAAACAAGATGTCAGCGAAGTGAATAAGGACCAAGAATGCGGCTTGCGTTTCGAGGGGAAGCCTTTGATCCAAGTCGGCGATATTCTTGAAGTATACCGAGAAGAAAGAGTGGTAGAGAAATTATAA
- the trmD gene encoding tRNA (guanosine(37)-N1)-methyltransferase TrmD has product MTFHLLSIFPQIFDSYLKEGMIKRAIDKKIIDIKSYDLRRWTKDKHRSVDDSPYGGGAGMLMKIEPIYQALEDIKKTKQKLNRGKKAVILLAANGKTWDQNLAKKYSKYQEIVFVCGRYEGVDARVEEFIDDKISIGNYVLTGGELPALVIIDSISRLLPGVLGNADSHKDESYSQTGVLEYPQYTKPEIFIAKRKKYSVPPVLLSGDHKKIKEWRENNKKIKK; this is encoded by the coding sequence ATGACCTTTCATCTACTTAGTATTTTCCCGCAAATCTTTGATTCCTATCTCAAAGAGGGCATGATCAAGAGGGCTATAGACAAAAAAATAATCGACATTAAAAGCTACGATCTCCGCCGGTGGACGAAAGATAAGCATCGAAGCGTCGATGACAGCCCTTATGGCGGCGGGGCTGGCATGCTTATGAAGATAGAGCCAATCTACCAAGCCTTGGAAGATATAAAAAAGACCAAGCAAAAGTTAAACCGTGGAAAAAAGGCTGTCATCCTGCTAGCGGCTAATGGAAAAACCTGGGACCAAAATCTAGCTAAAAAATACTCTAAATACCAAGAAATAGTCTTCGTTTGCGGGCGTTACGAAGGGGTTGATGCGCGCGTGGAAGAATTCATCGACGACAAAATATCTATCGGAAATTATGTCCTGACTGGCGGCGAGCTTCCCGCTCTAGTGATAATCGATTCTATCTCCCGTCTCTTACCAGGAGTCCTAGGTAACGCAGACAGCCATAAAGATGAATCCTATAGCCAAACTGGGGTCTTAGAATATCCTCAATACACTAAGCCGGAAATTTTTATTGCCAAAAGAAAAAAATATTCGGTTCCTCCCGTCCTACTAAGTGGCGACCATAAGAAGATAAAAGAGTGGCGAGAAAATAATAAAAAAATCAAAAAATAA
- a CDS encoding ribosome-binding factor A gives MSKLEQVNEVIKQELALAVNREIALPEALITISYVECSADYKYARVGFSVLPDRLAGTAIKKLKASSGLLAAILKKRTKLRRVPHFNWSFDATEKEAAVLEDFIGQIS, from the coding sequence ATGTCTAAGTTGGAACAGGTTAATGAAGTGATCAAACAAGAATTAGCTTTAGCGGTTAACCGGGAAATCGCCCTGCCCGAAGCCTTGATCACTATCAGCTATGTTGAATGTAGCGCTGATTATAAATATGCTCGGGTTGGATTTTCCGTGTTACCTGACCGTTTGGCCGGGACAGCAATCAAGAAGTTAAAAGCTAGTTCGGGCTTATTGGCCGCTATCTTGAAGAAGAGAACTAAGTTACGCCGGGTTCCTCATTTTAATTGGTCGTTTGACGCGACGGAAAAGGAGGCGGCTGTTTTGGAAGATTTTATTGGCCAGATATCTTAA
- the rpsP gene encoding 30S ribosomal protein S16, with amino-acid sequence MLTIKLSKIGKTNKKVFRLVISEKGRDPYGNVLEILGAYNPYSKDLQAKAERIKYWLSKGAQMTNTVNNLLVGQNVIEGKKVKASKVGTQSEKRAAQIKAKADKKAAGSTPSAEETPKEEAVAENIPETSENQA; translated from the coding sequence ATGCTAACTATCAAGTTGTCAAAAATCGGCAAAACCAACAAAAAAGTATTCCGTTTGGTTATCTCAGAAAAAGGACGTGACCCCTATGGTAATGTCTTAGAGATTCTTGGCGCCTACAACCCTTATTCTAAGGATTTACAAGCTAAAGCCGAACGTATTAAATATTGGCTCTCCAAGGGGGCCCAGATGACAAATACCGTTAATAACCTCTTGGTTGGACAAAATGTGATTGAGGGGAAAAAGGTAAAAGCTTCAAAAGTAGGCACCCAAAGCGAAAAAAGAGCCGCCCAAATCAAGGCGAAGGCTGATAAAAAGGCCGCTGGCTCTACTCCTAGTGCCGAAGAAACACCTAAAGAAGAGGCTGTTGCAGAAAATATCCCTGAAACTAGCGAAAATCAAGCCTAA